In Denticeps clupeoides unplaced genomic scaffold, fDenClu1.1, whole genome shotgun sequence, the DNA window GGGATCCGGCAGCAGCCCTACCCGCCCGAGGAGGAGCTGCGGCTGAAGCTGCTGGGCGCGGACTTCTTCCGCACCGACCGCGGCGGCCTGATCACCTTCCACGGCCCGGGGCAGTTGGTGTGTTACCCCGTTCTCAGCCTGGCCTGCTTTAAGAAGAGTGTGAGGTGGTACGTGGGTGAGCTTGAGCAGACCGTCATCGGCCTCTGCAGCATGTTCGGCCTCGACGCTTCCACGTCGCCGGACACGGGAGTCTGGGTGGGAGACAGCAAAATTTGTGCAATAGGTGAGCGAGCATCCAGTCATATCTAACTATTCTAATAATTGCCAAATTGTTATTTCGAACTGGAAGCTTTAGCATATTTATGTATCATCACACAGTGATGCGATGTGGTTGCCTaacggtcccgtaatcagaaggttgccggtttgaatcccaaaccgccaaggtgccactgagcaaagcaccgtccccacacacatggctgtccactgctcaccaagggtgatggttaaaagcagaggacacctttcgttgtgtcaccgtgtctcacaacgacaatcactttcacttttacttccaCTTTTACCATGCATTAGTTACCACTGAATTCACTTTATTTGCTTTGCATTTTGCAGGTATCCATTGTGGAAGGTACATAACATCCCATGGCCTGGCATTGAACTGTAATACTGACCTGTCCTGGTTTGAGAAGATTGTGCCCTGCGGGATTGTGGGTAAAGGCGTGACATCCCTCAGCCAGGAGCTGGGACGAGACGTAACGGTTGCAGAAGCAACTCCATACTTACTGCAGGCATTTAGTGAAAGGTTTCAATGTCACGTGGTTTCTGAAGACACTGCTGTGCAGATGCCTATCAATACAGGAGGCTGATATTGCTGTCTTTGCACCCCTTGATGTTTCTCTACCATAAGAAACCGGGCACTTTGGTAACAGGAGGTGTATTGTGCTTTAAAAGATTGACTACGATTGTCTGATGAAAAGGATTTCtttaaaaacatcaaaatatgtatgaaatatggagaaataaaaatgacagacgTATGTCACATTTTTTCACCAATGCCATTTTATATGTGAAGTATTtttatcacacaaacacattctgtGAATTTAATTTTagttcattaaattttttttcatattttaagttTCTAAAATGCAACTTTCTCCATTATGCTGTTACTAGTCCAAGCACTTTCTTTAATAATGCAGACTGTTTTTTAGTGTTTTAgtccataaaacattaaaaaccccTGCTTGATATTATGTAGGCAATCCTGCCCATCAAGCCTGTTCTGTCCCATTTGTGTCTTGCAGTGAAATATTAACGCTCTACAGTTGCTGTTTGGGattcccctgtcatggctgcccactgctcaccaaggctgatggttaaaagcagaggacacgtttcattgtgtcaccgtgtgctgcgctgcagtgtctcacaatgacaaaacaaaatctgagatcagtttttttttggctccGCGAAAATGAACCGTCCCCTGCTTCCGTTTGCTCGTCGCTGGGATTGTAATAACCCCGTCGCTCTCACTAAAGACACCTGTTATGTAAATATGATGAATTCTCCGCCAGCTCTGTGGGCCGCTAACTGGGATTTATTGGCAAGGTTTTATCGCAGCCGATGCCTCTGTGCAGCTCCTCACGTCAAGGGAATGCAAATGTTTCTGCATCTTTctgcacactcacaccacaccacaAGCTGCAGCCCATCGCAGGGGCGGCTGAGGTCTGGCATCAGCATGAAGGGTGCGACGTCATGAGGAAGGGCACGGAAAAAGTGCAGCATATGGTGAACCTTTCGCCTCTGCTGATTCCTCCACGGGACACTTTGGTGTTATATTCACACCCAGTCGAGTGTGAAGGCGCTGACAACGTTTCTTCTCAAGGCTTGTAACAGATCGCTGACGAATCGAGACGTGCAGTTACACCCTCGCCGCCAGGTGGCAGTATCGCATCATGTAAACTGTCTGTTCTGGAAACCTTGTGGCCAGAGGCGA includes these proteins:
- the LOC114773245 gene encoding putative lipoyltransferase 2, mitochondrial; translated protein: MAAGKTTVRVVNLGRVSYGRALEIQRQCVRRHLEASSRFPNTLLLCEHRPVYTTGIRQQPYPPEEELRLKLLGADFFRTDRGGLITFHGPGQLVCYPVLSLACFKKSVRWYVGELEQTVIGLCSMFGLDASTSPDTGVWVGDSKICAIGIHCGRYITSHGLALNCNTDLSWFEKIVPCGIVGKGVTSLSQELGRDVTVAEATPYLLQAFSERFQCHVVSEDTAVQMPINTGG